A single window of Sporosarcina sp. FSL W7-1349 DNA harbors:
- the leuD gene encoding 3-isopropylmalate dehydratase small subunit has product MKPINEVVSVITPLDHKNVDTDQIISKEFLKRIERTGFGQYLFYHWRFNADGSVREDFVLNDERFKESKILVAHDNFGCGSSREHAPWAILDYGFQVVIAPSFADIFHNNCMKNGILPIKLSVAEVEELLANSQKESYTVEVNLEQQTVKGQDGKTYSFDIDPYYKQMLLNGWDEISLTFQYEEHIANYEKQHA; this is encoded by the coding sequence ATGAAACCGATCAATGAAGTAGTGAGTGTTATTACACCACTGGACCATAAAAATGTCGATACCGACCAGATCATTTCGAAAGAGTTCCTGAAGCGCATCGAACGCACAGGATTCGGACAATATTTATTCTACCACTGGCGTTTCAATGCAGATGGATCGGTACGGGAAGATTTCGTATTGAACGATGAACGATTCAAAGAATCAAAAATCCTCGTCGCCCACGACAATTTTGGCTGTGGCTCCTCTCGGGAACACGCACCATGGGCCATCTTGGACTATGGTTTCCAAGTTGTCATCGCGCCAAGCTTCGCAGACATTTTCCATAATAACTGCATGAAGAACGGCATTCTGCCGATTAAGTTGAGCGTCGCTGAAGTCGAAGAATTACTAGCGAATAGCCAAAAAGAATCATACACAGTCGAAGTGAATCTCGAACAGCAAACTGTAAAGGGCCAAGACGGCAAAACGTATTCATTCGACATCGATCCATATTACAAGCAAATGCTGTTAAACGGTTGGGACGAAATTTCATTGACCTTCCAATACGAAGAGCATATTGCCAATTACGAAAAACAACATGCCTGA
- the leuC gene encoding 3-isopropylmalate dehydratase large subunit: MAKNIIEKIWNQHVVYEEEGKPDLLYIDLHLIHEVTSPQAFEGLRLANRKVRRPDLSFATMDHNVPTRNRDEIKDPIARNQINTLQKNCDEFGIPLANMDHPDQGIVHIIGPELGLTQPGKTIVCGDSHTSTHGAFGAIAFGIGTSEVEHVLSTQTLWQNKPKTMEIRINGKLGFGVTAKDVILAIIAKFGIDMGTGHIVEYTGEAIRGLTMEERMTICNMSIEAGAKAGLISPDETTINYLKGRRYVPEGEAFEEAAAKWLALATDEGATYDRVVEIDADEIEPFVTWGTNPSMGSGISTRVPFASDFEEQSDKDALRKALEYMGLEEGMPLTDIKVQHVFIGSCTNARLSDLRAAANVIQGKQVDPSVTAIVVPGSHAVKRKAEEEGLDKVFLDAGFEWRESGCSMCLAMNDDVVPAGERCASTSNRNFEGRQGAGSRTHLMSPAMAAASAIAGRFVDVREMQSVEA; encoded by the coding sequence ATGGCAAAGAACATTATCGAAAAAATATGGAATCAGCATGTCGTGTACGAAGAAGAAGGGAAGCCAGACTTGCTCTACATCGACCTTCATCTTATACATGAAGTGACTTCTCCCCAGGCGTTTGAAGGATTGAGGCTGGCAAATCGTAAGGTCCGCCGACCGGATCTAAGCTTCGCAACGATGGACCATAATGTTCCGACACGTAATCGGGATGAAATCAAGGATCCGATTGCACGGAATCAAATCAATACCCTTCAAAAGAACTGCGATGAGTTCGGCATTCCGCTTGCGAATATGGACCACCCCGACCAAGGGATCGTCCATATCATCGGACCAGAACTTGGCTTGACACAACCTGGAAAAACAATTGTCTGCGGGGATAGTCACACATCCACGCACGGGGCTTTCGGAGCGATTGCATTCGGAATCGGGACGAGTGAAGTGGAACACGTCCTGTCGACGCAAACGCTTTGGCAAAACAAACCGAAAACGATGGAAATCCGCATTAACGGGAAACTCGGTTTCGGCGTAACAGCAAAAGACGTTATCTTGGCGATCATCGCAAAATTCGGCATCGATATGGGAACCGGCCACATCGTGGAATATACGGGAGAAGCAATCCGCGGCTTGACGATGGAAGAACGGATGACCATCTGTAATATGTCCATCGAGGCGGGTGCGAAGGCCGGTTTAATTAGCCCGGATGAAACGACGATCAATTACTTAAAAGGACGCCGTTATGTGCCGGAAGGCGAAGCATTCGAAGAAGCGGCAGCGAAATGGTTGGCCCTTGCGACAGATGAAGGAGCGACCTATGATCGTGTCGTGGAAATCGATGCGGATGAAATTGAACCTTTCGTCACATGGGGCACGAACCCATCAATGGGATCGGGCATCTCGACCCGCGTTCCATTCGCCTCCGATTTCGAAGAGCAATCCGATAAAGACGCATTGCGGAAAGCGTTGGAGTATATGGGGCTGGAAGAAGGAATGCCACTGACGGATATCAAAGTGCAGCATGTCTTCATCGGTTCTTGTACGAATGCCCGCCTAAGCGATTTGCGTGCAGCGGCGAACGTCATTCAAGGGAAGCAAGTCGATCCATCCGTGACAGCGATTGTCGTTCCCGGATCCCATGCCGTGAAAAGGAAGGCGGAAGAAGAAGGACTCGACAAAGTCTTCTTGGATGCCGGCTTTGAATGGCGCGAATCGGGCTGCAGCATGTGTCTTGCGATGAACGATGATGTCGTACCAGCCGGTGAGCGTTGTGCGTCCACGTCCAACCGAAACTTCGAAGGACGACAAGGGGCCGGTTCACGCACACACTTGATGAGCCCAGCTATGGCAGCAGCATCCGCAATTGCAGGCCGCTTCGTCGATGTCAGGGAAATGCAATCCGTTGAGGCGTAA
- the leuB gene encoding 3-isopropylmalate dehydrogenase has product MEKKIAVLPGDGIGPEVTEAAVKVLEVIGRRFGHTFTFEHGAIGGEAVDRFQNPLPEETVAVCEASDAILLGAVGGPQWEQNPAELRPERGLLAIRKRFDLFANLRPVNAVPSLLHASPLKEEVAKDVDMLIVRELTSGIYFGEPSRYTEKSGIDTLLYTREEIERIVEKAFELARLRRGKVASVDKANVLATSKLWREVVDEKKKNYPDIEVEHMLVDSTAMKLITNPAAFDVILTENMFGDILSDEASVITGSLGVLPSASVRSDGFGLYEPVHGTAPEIAGQGLANPAAAILSAAMMLKYSFGMETEAAAIEKAVNTVFEDGHFTADLATDGTRALSTADWTAKVVDELDLQFVSNSIMYSYV; this is encoded by the coding sequence ATGGAGAAAAAGATCGCCGTATTACCAGGTGACGGAATCGGTCCGGAAGTTACAGAGGCAGCAGTAAAAGTGTTGGAGGTCATCGGCAGACGCTTCGGTCATACGTTCACATTTGAACATGGTGCAATCGGTGGGGAGGCGGTGGATCGTTTTCAAAACCCGCTGCCTGAAGAAACAGTAGCCGTTTGTGAAGCAAGTGATGCGATCCTTCTCGGTGCAGTCGGAGGCCCACAATGGGAGCAAAACCCGGCAGAATTGCGTCCGGAAAGAGGATTGCTAGCCATCCGTAAACGTTTCGACCTGTTTGCCAACCTTCGTCCTGTCAACGCCGTTCCATCTTTGCTCCATGCTTCTCCTTTGAAAGAAGAAGTGGCAAAAGATGTCGATATGCTCATCGTTCGTGAATTGACAAGCGGGATCTACTTCGGCGAACCGAGCCGCTATACCGAAAAATCAGGAATCGATACATTGCTATATACGCGTGAAGAAATCGAGCGGATTGTCGAAAAGGCGTTTGAACTAGCGAGATTGCGCCGCGGGAAAGTCGCTTCCGTCGATAAGGCGAATGTGTTGGCCACAAGTAAACTATGGCGTGAAGTTGTGGATGAAAAGAAAAAGAATTATCCAGATATCGAAGTGGAGCATATGCTCGTCGATTCTACGGCAATGAAATTGATTACGAACCCGGCGGCATTCGACGTCATCTTGACAGAGAACATGTTCGGCGACATTTTAAGTGATGAAGCGTCCGTCATTACAGGTTCCCTAGGCGTATTGCCATCCGCGAGTGTCCGGAGCGACGGTTTCGGATTGTATGAGCCGGTTCACGGAACAGCGCCTGAAATTGCAGGTCAAGGATTGGCGAATCCGGCAGCAGCAATCCTATCTGCCGCGATGATGCTGAAATATTCATTCGGCATGGAAACGGAAGCAGCCGCTATTGAGAAAGCGGTCAATACTGTATTCGAAGATGGACACTTCACAGCAGATCTTGCAACGGATGGCACGCGAGCTCTTTCCACAGCGGACTGGACAGCGAAAGTCGTTGATGAACTGGATTTGCAATTCGTTTCAAATAGCATCATGTATTCATACGTGTGA
- a CDS encoding 2-isopropylmalate synthase: MRKIDIFDTTLRDGEQSAGINLNTAEKLEIARQLERFGATIIEAGFPASSPGDFEAVQRIANTVKNSTVTGLARAMKHDIDRSWEALRGAEQPHLHVFLATSPIHMEYKLQKTPDQVVEAAVEAVKYARQFFPLVQWSAEDGFRSDREFLVRIINEVIKAGATTINIPDTVGYATPQEYGDLFRYLKENVTGVEKVKLSAHCHDDLGMAVANSIAAIQNGADQVEGTINGIGERAGNAALEEIAVALHIRKDFYNLETGINLKEIKRTSQLVSQLTGVVIQPNKAVVGKNAFAHESGIHQDGYLKNRETYEIITPELIGETTAPLALGKHSGRHAFKDRAISMGFDLSDEKLNEAFVEFKKLADRKKEITEDDLYVLFTERQINHSDMPIYKLENVQVQYGTANVPTATVTAVVPSGVTETVASTGSGSVEAIFNTLEKLVNGKVHILDYRVTSIGKGRDALGDAVINLSFNGETFTGRDVAQDVLQASAKAYLNAINRKLIKDRVLAVETV; this comes from the coding sequence GTGCGAAAAATTGACATCTTTGACACAACGTTACGAGATGGAGAACAATCTGCCGGTATTAATCTGAATACGGCGGAGAAGTTGGAAATCGCACGCCAACTTGAAAGATTCGGGGCGACTATTATCGAAGCAGGGTTTCCTGCTTCGTCCCCCGGTGATTTCGAAGCAGTGCAGCGGATTGCCAATACGGTGAAAAACTCAACAGTGACAGGTCTGGCACGTGCGATGAAGCATGATATCGATCGATCGTGGGAAGCACTTCGCGGTGCCGAACAGCCCCATCTCCATGTCTTCCTTGCCACCTCGCCAATCCATATGGAATATAAACTGCAAAAAACACCGGACCAAGTCGTGGAAGCGGCTGTGGAAGCAGTGAAATATGCACGTCAATTCTTCCCGCTCGTTCAATGGTCTGCGGAAGACGGATTCCGTTCAGATCGGGAATTCCTCGTTCGAATCATTAATGAAGTGATCAAAGCAGGAGCAACGACAATCAATATTCCGGATACTGTCGGTTATGCGACGCCGCAAGAATACGGTGACTTGTTCCGCTATTTGAAAGAGAACGTAACAGGTGTCGAAAAAGTGAAGCTATCTGCACATTGCCATGATGATCTTGGAATGGCGGTTGCCAACTCGATTGCAGCAATCCAGAACGGTGCCGATCAAGTCGAAGGGACGATCAACGGAATTGGGGAACGTGCAGGAAATGCAGCGCTAGAGGAAATTGCGGTGGCTCTTCATATCCGCAAAGACTTTTACAACTTGGAAACTGGCATCAACTTGAAAGAAATCAAACGTACGAGCCAGCTCGTAAGCCAATTGACAGGGGTCGTCATCCAGCCGAATAAAGCGGTTGTCGGGAAAAACGCGTTTGCACATGAATCGGGCATCCACCAGGATGGTTATTTGAAAAATCGTGAAACGTATGAAATCATTACGCCAGAACTTATTGGTGAAACGACTGCGCCACTTGCACTTGGCAAACACTCGGGCCGCCACGCATTCAAGGATCGCGCCATCTCGATGGGCTTTGATTTAAGTGATGAAAAGCTGAATGAAGCATTCGTGGAATTCAAGAAATTAGCGGACCGAAAGAAAGAAATTACGGAAGATGATTTGTACGTACTCTTCACAGAACGTCAAATCAACCACTCGGATATGCCGATTTACAAATTGGAGAACGTCCAAGTGCAATACGGTACTGCGAATGTACCGACTGCCACTGTGACAGCGGTCGTCCCGAGCGGAGTGACTGAAACGGTTGCCTCGACAGGTTCCGGTTCAGTGGAAGCAATTTTCAATACGCTGGAAAAATTGGTCAATGGGAAGGTCCATATTCTGGATTATCGAGTCACTTCCATCGGAAAAGGCCGCGACGCACTCGGTGATGCGGTCATCAATTTAAGCTTCAACGGGGAAACATTCACAGGCCGCGACGTCGCACAAGACGTATTGCAAGCATCCGCCAAGGCGTATTTGAACGCCATCAATAGAAAACTGATCAAAGATAGAGTTCTTGCAGTCGAAACTGTTTGA
- the ilvC gene encoding ketol-acid reductoisomerase, whose amino-acid sequence MTTMYYNQDINEGLLQDKTIAIIGYGSQGHAHAQNLNDSGFNVIVGVREGKSFDQAKQDGLKVATVKEAAEQADLIMILLPDERQKKVYDEEIEPALKAGKSLVFAHGFNVHFGQIKPPADVDVFLVAPKGPGHLVRRTFEAGAGVPALFAIYQDVSGQAKDVALAYAKGIGSARGGVLETTFEEETVTDLFGEQAVLCGGLTSLVKAGFETLVEAGYQPELAYFETLHEVKLIVDLMYEGGMAGMRYSVSDTAEWGDFVSGPRVVDADTKARMKDILTDIQSGKFAKEWIEENENGRPKFNAIEAAEAEHQIEKVGQKLRSMMPFISEGAKSKEEEVVASAKN is encoded by the coding sequence ATGACTACAATGTACTATAACCAGGATATCAATGAAGGACTACTACAGGATAAAACAATCGCAATCATCGGCTACGGTTCACAAGGCCACGCACACGCACAAAACTTGAACGACTCCGGCTTCAACGTAATCGTCGGTGTTCGTGAAGGGAAATCCTTCGACCAAGCGAAACAAGACGGCTTGAAAGTGGCAACAGTGAAAGAAGCGGCGGAGCAAGCGGACTTGATCATGATCCTCCTTCCAGATGAAAGACAAAAGAAAGTATACGATGAAGAAATCGAACCTGCTTTGAAAGCTGGAAAATCACTCGTATTCGCACACGGCTTCAACGTACACTTCGGACAAATCAAACCACCTGCAGATGTGGACGTATTCCTAGTCGCTCCAAAAGGGCCTGGACACCTTGTACGCAGAACGTTTGAAGCAGGCGCAGGCGTTCCAGCATTGTTCGCAATCTACCAAGACGTTTCCGGCCAAGCGAAAGACGTAGCACTTGCGTATGCAAAAGGAATCGGTTCCGCTCGCGGTGGAGTTCTTGAAACGACATTCGAAGAAGAAACTGTTACGGACCTATTCGGTGAGCAAGCGGTACTTTGCGGCGGGTTGACTTCCCTTGTCAAAGCTGGATTCGAAACACTCGTCGAAGCTGGATACCAACCAGAACTTGCTTATTTTGAAACATTGCACGAAGTAAAACTAATCGTTGACTTGATGTATGAAGGCGGTATGGCAGGAATGCGCTACTCCGTTTCAGACACAGCTGAATGGGGCGACTTCGTATCCGGTCCACGCGTAGTCGATGCGGACACGAAAGCACGCATGAAAGATATCCTAACTGATATCCAATCCGGTAAATTTGCAAAAGAATGGATCGAAGAAAACGAAAACGGCCGTCCAAAATTCAATGCAATTGAAGCAGCGGAAGCAGAGCACCAAATCGAGAAAGTGGGTCAAAAACTACGTTCTATGATGCCGTTCATCAGTGAAGGTGCAAAATCCAAAGAGGAAGAAGTGGTGGCTAGTGCGAAAAATTGA
- the ilvN gene encoding acetolactate synthase small subunit has translation MKRVITVTVINQSGVLNRVTGLLMKRQFNIESITVGHTEQPGMSKMTFIVHVEDERKIEQLVKQLQKQIDVIKVNDITDKAIVLRELALVKVISPPHMRSEMNSVIEPFRATIIDSGKNVVTYQVTGTTDKVEAFIELLKPYGIKELTRTGATAFVREQQKNQNQAPQLSILK, from the coding sequence ATGAAACGAGTCATTACGGTAACAGTCATCAATCAAAGCGGAGTGTTGAACCGGGTGACCGGGCTTCTCATGAAGCGGCAATTCAACATCGAAAGCATCACGGTCGGCCATACGGAACAACCGGGCATGTCCAAAATGACATTCATTGTACATGTGGAAGACGAGCGGAAAATCGAACAGCTCGTCAAACAGTTGCAAAAGCAAATCGACGTCATCAAGGTGAACGACATCACAGACAAAGCAATCGTTCTGCGGGAGCTTGCCCTCGTGAAAGTCATCTCGCCGCCTCATATGAGAAGTGAGATGAACAGCGTCATCGAGCCGTTCCGGGCTACAATCATCGACTCCGGGAAAAACGTCGTCACATACCAAGTGACCGGGACGACCGACAAAGTCGAGGCGTTCATTGAACTCCTGAAGCCTTATGGCATCAAGGAATTGACGCGTACCGGAGCTACAGCGTTCGTCCGCGAACAACAGAAAAATCAAAATCAGGCACCACAATTATCAATTTTAAAATAA
- the ilvB gene encoding acetolactate synthase large subunit, with translation MEIVQEQPKQQSNEPLDGSAAFIQALKDQGVEIIFGYPGGAVLPIYDALYKNPISHVLARHEQGAIHAAEGYARVSGRPGVVLATSGPGATNLVTGITDAMMDSIPLVVFTGQVANTLIGTDAFQEADIIGITQPITKHNYQVNDVSDLPRIIKEAFHIASTGRPGPVVVDIPKNIATNTFKPAPDWNGEVNLPGYQPTTSPNYLQIQKAAQAISEAKKPLILAGAGILHAQGMDELKAFIEKHHIPVTNTLLGLGSIRGDHELFLGMAGMHGTVTSNIALSECDVLVNIGARFDDRLTGNLDSFAPNARVVHIDIDPAEIGKNVPTEIPIVADAKEALKALLDQSFQSPDTADWLEYLNGLTEQYPLWYVEDENELLPQQAVEIIHRITEGDAIVTTDVGQHQMWAAQYYPLNNPDHWVTSGGLGTMGFGFPAAIGAQLAKPEKRVVSIVGDAGFQMTAQELSLLQELRIPVKVVILNNGALGMVRQWQETFYEERYSQSLIPVQPDFLKLAEAYDIKGYRITSLEEAEQVFKEALLSDEPVLIDCRVKQMENVYPMVAPGKGLNEMIGVSKG, from the coding sequence ATGGAAATTGTACAGGAACAACCGAAACAGCAGTCAAATGAACCACTGGATGGATCCGCTGCTTTTATTCAGGCGTTAAAGGATCAAGGCGTCGAAATCATCTTTGGATACCCTGGAGGGGCCGTACTTCCGATTTATGATGCACTCTACAAAAATCCGATCAGCCACGTGTTGGCGCGTCACGAACAAGGTGCCATTCATGCGGCGGAAGGGTATGCACGGGTTTCCGGACGGCCGGGCGTTGTCCTTGCAACTTCCGGACCAGGGGCGACGAACCTGGTCACAGGCATTACGGATGCGATGATGGATTCCATTCCGCTCGTTGTCTTTACGGGGCAGGTTGCCAATACGCTTATCGGAACGGACGCTTTCCAAGAGGCGGATATTATCGGGATTACACAACCGATCACCAAACATAACTACCAAGTGAATGATGTTTCGGACCTTCCGCGCATCATCAAAGAGGCGTTCCATATCGCTTCTACCGGAAGACCAGGCCCAGTCGTTGTCGATATCCCGAAAAACATCGCAACGAACACATTCAAGCCAGCTCCGGATTGGAACGGCGAAGTGAATCTGCCGGGATATCAGCCAACGACTTCCCCGAATTATCTGCAAATACAGAAAGCGGCACAAGCGATTTCTGAAGCGAAGAAGCCGTTAATCTTGGCAGGAGCGGGCATCCTGCATGCACAAGGCATGGATGAATTGAAGGCATTCATTGAAAAGCATCATATCCCTGTGACGAATACGCTTCTCGGCCTAGGCAGCATCCGGGGAGATCATGAATTATTCCTTGGCATGGCGGGTATGCATGGAACGGTTACATCGAACATCGCCTTGAGTGAATGTGATGTTCTAGTCAATATCGGAGCGCGTTTCGATGATCGTCTGACCGGAAATCTGGATAGCTTCGCACCAAATGCGAGAGTGGTCCATATCGATATTGACCCGGCAGAGATCGGGAAAAACGTTCCAACGGAAATTCCGATTGTTGCGGATGCGAAAGAAGCTTTGAAAGCCCTGCTGGACCAATCCTTCCAATCGCCAGATACAGCCGATTGGCTCGAATACTTGAACGGGTTAACCGAACAATATCCGCTTTGGTATGTGGAAGATGAGAACGAATTGCTTCCGCAACAAGCGGTGGAAATCATCCATCGTATTACAGAGGGCGATGCCATCGTCACAACAGACGTCGGCCAGCATCAAATGTGGGCAGCGCAATATTATCCGCTGAACAATCCGGACCATTGGGTGACATCCGGTGGTCTAGGAACTATGGGATTCGGCTTCCCAGCCGCAATCGGAGCGCAGCTTGCCAAACCGGAAAAACGCGTTGTTTCCATCGTGGGTGACGCTGGTTTCCAAATGACGGCACAGGAACTGTCCCTCTTGCAAGAATTGCGGATCCCGGTGAAAGTCGTGATTTTGAATAACGGCGCACTCGGCATGGTACGTCAATGGCAAGAAACGTTTTACGAAGAGCGCTACTCTCAGTCTTTGATTCCGGTGCAGCCGGACTTCCTGAAATTGGCGGAAGCATATGACATCAAAGGGTACCGCATCACTTCATTGGAAGAAGCGGAGCAAGTCTTCAAAGAAGCACTTCTATCCGACGAACCGGTACTTATCGATTGCCGCGTAAAACAGATGGAAAACGTCTATCCAATGGTAGCTCCAGGCAAAGGGTTAAATGAAATGATCGGGGTGAGCAAGGGATGA
- the ilvD gene encoding dihydroxy-acid dehydratase yields MRSDMIKKGVDRAPHRSLLYATGIKTKDLEKPFIGVCNSYIDIIPGHKHLNKFAEIVKEAIWEAGGVPFEFNTIGVDDGIAMGHIGMRYSLPSRELIADAAETVINAHWFDGVFYIPNCDKITPGMLMAAVRTNVPSIFVSGGPMEAGVSSTGAQLSLTSVFEGVGAYKSGKMTAEELLDIENNACPTCGSCSGMFTANSMNCLMEMLGVALPGNGTIVATSDERHKLIKEAAKHLVRMVKEDVKPRDIITKQAIDDAFALDMAMGGSTNTVLHTLAIAHEAEIDYHVEDINTVAERVPYLAKIMPASDVSMDDVFQAGGVSAIINELTKIPGAIHPERITVTGKTIGEDVQDYHITNDQVIRTKDNPHSPVGGLSVLFGNIAPDGGVIKVGAVDPSIKEFRGKAIVFESQEAAQENIDNGTVQEGHVVVIRYEGPKGGPGMPEMLAPTSAIQGRGLGTKVALITDGRFSGASRGISVGHISPEAAEGGPIALVQNDDIITIDLTNRTIELEVSDEELDKRRASLQPFTPKIKKGYLARYSALVTSASTGGVMKI; encoded by the coding sequence TTGAGAAGTGACATGATAAAAAAGGGTGTCGACCGGGCACCACATAGAAGTTTGCTCTATGCGACTGGCATAAAGACGAAAGATTTAGAAAAACCCTTTATCGGTGTTTGTAACTCTTATATCGATATTATTCCAGGACATAAGCATCTGAATAAATTTGCTGAAATTGTTAAAGAGGCCATTTGGGAAGCGGGCGGTGTCCCGTTCGAGTTCAACACAATCGGTGTGGACGACGGAATTGCCATGGGACATATCGGAATGCGATATTCCTTGCCAAGCCGGGAATTGATTGCCGACGCGGCTGAAACCGTCATTAACGCCCACTGGTTTGATGGCGTGTTCTACATACCGAACTGTGACAAGATCACACCGGGTATGCTCATGGCAGCAGTACGGACGAACGTTCCCTCCATCTTCGTATCAGGCGGACCGATGGAAGCGGGGGTTTCCTCTACAGGAGCCCAACTTTCACTGACTTCCGTGTTCGAAGGTGTCGGAGCTTATAAATCAGGCAAGATGACGGCTGAGGAATTGCTCGATATCGAGAACAATGCGTGTCCGACTTGCGGATCCTGCTCGGGTATGTTCACTGCAAATTCCATGAACTGCTTGATGGAAATGCTAGGTGTTGCATTACCAGGAAACGGCACGATTGTAGCCACATCCGATGAACGCCATAAGTTGATCAAAGAAGCTGCAAAACACTTGGTCCGCATGGTAAAAGAAGATGTGAAACCTCGTGACATCATCACAAAACAAGCGATTGACGACGCATTTGCTCTTGACATGGCAATGGGTGGATCGACAAATACCGTCCTCCATACATTGGCTATTGCTCACGAAGCGGAAATCGACTATCATGTTGAAGATATCAACACAGTTGCTGAGCGTGTGCCATACTTGGCGAAAATCATGCCGGCTTCCGATGTCTCGATGGACGATGTATTCCAAGCAGGTGGCGTTAGTGCCATCATCAATGAACTTACAAAAATCCCAGGTGCGATTCATCCGGAACGAATTACCGTTACAGGTAAGACGATCGGTGAAGACGTTCAAGATTACCATATTACAAATGATCAGGTAATTCGTACAAAAGACAATCCGCACAGTCCGGTTGGCGGTCTTTCCGTACTTTTCGGTAATATCGCTCCCGATGGCGGAGTTATTAAAGTTGGTGCGGTCGACCCGTCCATCAAGGAATTCCGTGGGAAAGCAATCGTGTTCGAATCTCAGGAAGCTGCACAGGAGAACATCGACAACGGTACGGTTCAGGAAGGCCATGTAGTCGTTATTCGCTACGAAGGCCCGAAAGGCGGACCGGGAATGCCTGAAATGCTGGCACCGACATCCGCTATCCAAGGTCGTGGGTTAGGGACGAAAGTGGCCCTCATCACAGACGGCCGATTCTCCGGCGCATCCCGAGGCATCTCGGTCGGGCATATTTCACCGGAAGCGGCAGAAGGCGGACCGATTGCATTGGTCCAAAACGATGACATCATTACTATCGACTTGACGAACCGTACAATCGAATTGGAAGTGTCGGACGAAGAGCTCGACAAACGCAGAGCTTCTCTACAACCGTTCACACCGAAGATCAAAAAAGGATATCTCGCCAGATACTCCGCGTTGGTAACATCTGCAAGTACAGGCGGAGTCATGAAAATCTAA